A region of Geobacillus sp. 46C-IIa DNA encodes the following proteins:
- the hisS gene encoding histidine--tRNA ligase encodes MAFQIPRGTQDLLPGETEKWQYAEQVARDLCGRYGYEEIRTPIFEHTELFLRGVGDTTDIVQKEMYTFEDKGGRALTLRPEGTAPVVRAFVEHKLYGSPNQPVKLYYTGPMFRYERPEAGRFRQFVQFGVEAIGSSDPAIDAEVMALAMHIYEALGLKRIRLVINSLGDVDSRCAHREALVRHFSGRIHELCPDCQARLETNPLRILDCKKDRDHELMASAPSILDYLNDESRAYFEKVKQYLTMLGISFVIDARLVRGLDYYNHTTFEIMSEAEGFGAAATLCGGGRYNGLVQEIGGPEAPGIGFALSIERLLAALEAEGIELPIRQGIDCYVVAVGERAKDEAVRLVYELRRAGLRADQDYLGRKLKAQLKAADRLGASFVAIIGDEELEKQTAAVKHMASGEQTDVPLGELVSFLTERTKREEE; translated from the coding sequence ATGGCTTTTCAAATTCCGAGAGGGACACAAGATTTGCTGCCGGGTGAAACGGAAAAATGGCAATATGCCGAACAAGTGGCCCGCGACCTTTGCGGGCGGTATGGCTATGAAGAAATCCGGACGCCGATTTTTGAACATACCGAACTGTTTTTGCGCGGCGTCGGCGATACGACCGATATTGTCCAAAAAGAGATGTACACGTTTGAAGACAAAGGCGGCCGTGCATTGACGCTCCGCCCGGAAGGAACGGCGCCGGTCGTGCGGGCGTTCGTCGAGCATAAGCTGTATGGCAGCCCGAACCAGCCAGTCAAGCTGTATTATACCGGGCCGATGTTCCGTTATGAGCGGCCGGAAGCCGGGCGGTTCCGCCAATTCGTCCAGTTTGGCGTCGAGGCGATTGGCAGCAGCGACCCGGCGATTGACGCCGAGGTGATGGCGTTGGCGATGCATATTTATGAGGCGCTCGGGTTAAAACGCATCCGGCTCGTGATCAACAGTTTAGGTGATGTAGACAGCCGCTGCGCGCACCGCGAAGCGCTCGTCCGCCATTTTTCCGGCCGCATTCATGAACTGTGCCCGGACTGCCAGGCGCGGCTTGAGACGAATCCGCTCCGCATTCTTGACTGCAAAAAAGACCGCGACCATGAACTGATGGCGTCAGCACCGTCGATTTTAGACTATTTGAACGACGAGTCGCGCGCGTATTTTGAAAAGGTGAAGCAATATTTAACGATGCTTGGCATTTCGTTTGTCATCGATGCACGGCTCGTGCGCGGGCTCGATTATTACAATCATACGACGTTTGAAATTATGAGCGAGGCCGAAGGGTTCGGTGCGGCGGCGACGCTGTGCGGCGGCGGGCGCTATAACGGGCTCGTGCAAGAAATCGGCGGGCCGGAAGCGCCGGGCATCGGCTTTGCGTTAAGCATTGAGCGGCTGTTGGCGGCGCTTGAGGCGGAAGGAATCGAACTGCCGATCCGCCAAGGAATCGATTGCTATGTTGTCGCTGTCGGCGAACGGGCGAAAGATGAAGCTGTCCGCCTCGTTTACGAATTGCGCCGTGCCGGTCTGCGCGCTGATCAAGACTATTTGGGCCGGAAACTGAAGGCGCAGTTGAAGGCGGCTGACCGGCTTGGCGCGTCGTTCGTTGCCATCATCGGCGACGAGGAGCTCGAGAAACAGACAGCGGCCGTGAAACATATGGCGAGCGGCGAGCAAACCGATGTGCCGCTTGGCGAGTTAGTGTCCTTTTTAACAGAACGGACAAAGCGGGAGGAGGAGTAA
- the aspS gene encoding aspartate--tRNA ligase produces the protein MERTYYCGEVPETAVGERVVLKGWVQKRRDLGGLIFIDLRDRTGIVQIVVSPDVSAEALAAAERVRSEYVLSVEGTVVARAPETVNPNIATGRIEVQAERIDIINEAKTPPFAITDDTDAAEDVRLKYRYLDLRRPVMFRTLEFRHKVTKAVRDFLNGERFLEIETPMLTKSTPEGARDYLVPSRVHLGEFYALPQSPQIFKQLLMVGGFERYYQIARCFRDEDLRADRQPEFTQIDIEMSFIDQEDIIDLTERMMAAVVKAAKGIDIPRPFPRITYDEAMSRYGSDKPDVRFGLELVDVSEAVRGSAFQVFSRAVEQGGQVKAINVKGAASRYSRKDIDALAEFAGRYGAKGLAWLKMEEGELKGPIAKFFSAEEQTALRQLLAAEDGDLLLFVADQNAVVAAALGALRLRLGKELGLIDETKLAFLWVTDWPLLEYDEEEGRYYAAHHPFTMPARDDIPLLETNPGAVRAQAYDLVLNGYELGGGSLRIFERDVQEKMFRALGFSEEEARRQFGFLLEAFEYGTPPHGGIALGLDRLVMLLAGRTNLRDTIAFPKTASASCLLTEAPGPVSEKQLEELHLAVVLPDQE, from the coding sequence GTGGAACGGACGTATTATTGTGGTGAAGTGCCGGAAACGGCCGTTGGCGAGCGCGTCGTGCTTAAAGGCTGGGTGCAAAAGCGCCGCGACTTAGGCGGGCTCATTTTCATCGATTTGCGCGACCGGACAGGCATCGTGCAAATCGTCGTCAGCCCGGATGTGTCAGCTGAAGCGCTGGCGGCCGCCGAGCGCGTGCGGAGCGAATATGTGCTGAGCGTTGAGGGGACGGTCGTCGCCCGCGCGCCGGAGACGGTCAACCCGAACATCGCGACCGGCCGCATCGAAGTGCAGGCGGAACGCATCGACATTATCAATGAAGCCAAAACGCCGCCGTTTGCGATCACGGATGACACCGATGCGGCGGAAGACGTGCGTTTGAAATACCGGTATTTGGATTTGCGCCGCCCGGTCATGTTTCGAACGCTGGAGTTCCGGCATAAGGTCACGAAAGCGGTGCGCGACTTTTTGAACGGCGAACGCTTTTTGGAAATCGAGACGCCGATGTTGACGAAAAGCACGCCGGAAGGGGCGCGCGACTATTTAGTGCCGAGCCGCGTCCACCTGGGCGAATTTTACGCCTTGCCGCAGTCGCCGCAAATTTTTAAGCAGCTGCTGATGGTCGGCGGTTTTGAGCGCTACTATCAAATCGCGCGCTGCTTCCGCGATGAAGATTTGCGCGCTGACCGCCAGCCGGAGTTTACGCAAATTGACATTGAAATGTCGTTTATCGATCAAGAAGACATCATCGATTTAACCGAACGGATGATGGCAGCGGTCGTCAAAGCGGCCAAAGGGATTGACATTCCGCGCCCGTTCCCGCGCATCACATATGATGAGGCGATGAGCCGTTACGGCTCCGATAAGCCGGATGTGCGCTTTGGCTTAGAACTTGTCGACGTGTCGGAAGCGGTCCGCGGCTCCGCGTTTCAAGTATTCAGCCGCGCCGTCGAGCAAGGTGGCCAAGTGAAGGCGATCAACGTGAAAGGAGCGGCAAGCCGCTATTCACGCAAAGACATTGATGCGTTAGCGGAGTTTGCCGGCCGTTACGGGGCGAAAGGGCTCGCTTGGTTAAAAATGGAAGAAGGGGAGCTGAAAGGGCCGATCGCCAAGTTTTTCAGCGCTGAGGAACAAACCGCGCTGCGCCAGCTGCTCGCTGCCGAAGACGGGGATTTGCTTTTGTTTGTCGCCGACCAAAACGCCGTCGTTGCCGCGGCCCTCGGCGCGCTGCGGCTTCGGCTCGGCAAAGAGCTTGGCTTAATCGATGAAACGAAGCTCGCCTTTTTATGGGTGACGGACTGGCCGCTGTTGGAATATGACGAAGAGGAAGGCCGCTATTACGCCGCCCACCATCCGTTTACGATGCCGGCGCGCGACGACATTCCGCTGCTTGAGACAAACCCGGGAGCTGTGCGCGCGCAGGCGTATGATTTGGTGTTAAACGGCTATGAGCTCGGCGGCGGCTCGCTCCGCATTTTTGAGCGTGACGTGCAAGAAAAAATGTTCCGCGCCTTAGGATTCAGTGAAGAAGAGGCGCGTCGCCAGTTTGGATTTCTGCTTGAGGCGTTTGAGTACGGCACCCCGCCGCACGGCGGCATCGCGCTTGGCCTCGACCGGCTTGTGATGCTCTTAGCCGGGCGCACGAACTTGCGCGATACGATCGCCTTTCCGAAAACGGCGAGCGCCAGCTGCCTGCTCACCGAAGCGCCCGGACCGGTCAGCGAAAAACAGCTGGAAGAGCTGCATTTGGCTGTCGTGCTGCCTGACCAGGAATAG
- a CDS encoding ThiF family adenylyltransferase, whose translation MLHQFSRNELAIGPEGLEKLKNATVAVLGVGGVGSFAVEALARSGVGRLVLVDRDNVDITNINRQIHALLSTIGRPKVELMKERIADINPACEVIALQMFYTEETYEQFFAHHLDFVIDASDTIMYKVHLMKQCLERGIPIISSMGAANKMDPTRFRIADISKTHTDPIAKVIRAKLRKEGIRRGIPVVFSDEKPVKIREDVRQVVGNDASPIRKAKMPPSSNAFVPSVAGLIMASYVINELLKEIPIARVGE comes from the coding sequence ATGCTGCATCAATTTTCCCGCAATGAACTGGCCATTGGTCCAGAAGGGCTTGAGAAACTCAAAAATGCCACTGTCGCTGTGCTTGGCGTCGGTGGCGTCGGGTCGTTCGCTGTCGAGGCGCTCGCCCGTTCCGGGGTCGGCCGGCTGGTGCTCGTTGACCGCGACAACGTCGATATTACGAACATTAACCGGCAAATTCATGCTTTATTGTCGACGATCGGTCGACCGAAAGTCGAGCTGATGAAGGAGCGCATCGCCGATATTAACCCGGCGTGCGAAGTGATCGCCTTGCAAATGTTTTACACCGAGGAGACGTACGAGCAGTTTTTCGCTCATCACTTGGATTTTGTCATCGATGCGTCCGATACGATTATGTATAAAGTGCACTTAATGAAACAATGTCTTGAGCGCGGCATCCCGATCATCTCGAGCATGGGTGCGGCGAACAAAATGGATCCGACTCGTTTTCGCATCGCGGACATTTCGAAAACGCACACCGATCCGATCGCGAAAGTCATCCGCGCCAAACTGCGCAAAGAAGGCATCCGCCGCGGCATTCCGGTCGTCTTTTCCGACGAGAAGCCGGTGAAAATTCGCGAAGACGTCCGCCAAGTCGTCGGCAATGATGCCTCGCCGATCCGCAAGGCGAAAATGCCGCCGTCATCGAACGCTTTTGTGCCATCGGTTGCCGGACTCATTATGGCGTCATATGTCATTAATGAATTGTTGAAAGAAATTCCGATTGCCCGCGTCGGCGAATAA